In a genomic window of Lacrimispora sp. BS-2:
- a CDS encoding sigma-70 family RNA polymerase sigma factor, which translates to MGDKLSTLIQEFKGGDKEKFLLILDKMEPILKKYVRLLYKDEKEDTYAELVLCLLESVNKMEYYEDEGQCVRFLSQAIKNRFYELYKKSRRNFDNKVEVEEEYFDSLYCKQSEYEDIVIKEDLSKLLLKVNGKQYQIFYSMIFNEETDAEIAKKFGISRQYVNRIRKKLIKLLKDEYF; encoded by the coding sequence ATGGGAGATAAACTAAGTACACTAATACAAGAATTTAAAGGCGGTGACAAAGAAAAATTTCTATTAATTTTAGACAAGATGGAACCTATACTTAAAAAGTACGTTCGTCTTTTATATAAAGATGAAAAAGAGGATACATATGCAGAGTTGGTACTTTGTCTTCTTGAGTCCGTAAACAAGATGGAATATTACGAGGATGAGGGTCAATGTGTGCGTTTTTTGAGTCAAGCCATAAAAAACAGGTTTTATGAATTGTATAAAAAAAGTAGAAGAAATTTTGATAATAAGGTTGAAGTAGAGGAAGAATATTTTGACAGTCTATATTGCAAACAATCGGAATATGAAGATATTGTGATTAAAGAAGATTTAAGTAAATTACTATTAAAGGTAAACGGGAAACAATATCAAATATTTTATTCCATGATATTTAATGAAGAAACAGATGCTGAGATAGCTAAGAAGTTCGGGATATCCAGGCAATATGTAAATCGTATAAGGAAAAAGTTAATTAAGTTACTTAAAGATGAGTATTTTTAG
- a CDS encoding zf-HC2 domain-containing protein gives MKCEVIKDLLPLYAEDLCSEESKIIVNEHISTCSDCRKYLDSITKKIEPLIPSEAEIKKRMFEKDLLSKSKQSIQNNILKKILTAFNIISIAITVLAIIISVIFMFKEYSIKYPMLHYTPGISFFYLICFIIGLSPVLIAILQLYSIIKKDNTQHYIRKFIFNILLQITALLLSLIITITIFLIVPPLESQTNKIKKYLDVDRDIIKYEAVYNNFFPAEIPKAAENLEYHYKKYSNLINTNVQIQFSMVLPEMEYLTEKDRVLENNAAPITGEENAFDITLHGVRYPGKIKLEFRFDDISKKLIYNLYLDDN, from the coding sequence ATGAAATGTGAAGTTATTAAGGATTTACTGCCATTATATGCAGAAGATTTGTGCAGCGAAGAAAGTAAGATAATTGTTAATGAACATATAAGTACATGCAGCGATTGCAGAAAATATCTGGATAGTATTACAAAAAAAATAGAGCCCCTTATTCCTTCTGAAGCGGAAATCAAAAAAAGAATGTTTGAAAAAGATCTGCTGTCTAAAAGTAAACAAAGCATACAAAATAATATTTTGAAAAAGATACTAACGGCATTTAATATTATTTCAATCGCAATAACAGTTCTTGCTATAATTATAAGTGTTATTTTTATGTTTAAAGAATATTCAATAAAGTACCCAATGCTTCATTATACACCTGGCATTAGCTTTTTCTATCTTATTTGTTTTATTATAGGATTATCACCTGTCCTTATAGCAATATTACAGCTATATAGTATTATTAAAAAAGATAATACACAACATTATATCCGGAAATTCATTTTTAATATCCTACTGCAAATCACAGCATTGCTTTTGAGTTTAATTATAACTATTACAATATTTTTAATTGTTCCCCCATTAGAGTCTCAAACAAATAAGATAAAAAAATATTTAGATGTGGATAGGGATATAATAAAGTATGAAGCTGTTTATAACAATTTCTTCCCAGCAGAAATTCCGAAAGCTGCAGAAAATTTAGAATATCATTATAAGAAATACAGTAATCTAATTAATACCAATGTTCAAATACAATTTTCTATGGTACTGCCTGAAATGGAGTACTTAACTGAAAAAGACAGGGTGTTAGAAAATAATGCAGCCCCGATTACAGGAGAAGAAAATGCCTTTGATATTACACTGCATGGAGTAAGGTATCCAGGTAAAATTAAATTAGAATTTAGATTTGATGATATAAGTAAAAAATTAATTTATAATTTATATTTAGATGATAATTAA
- a CDS encoding RNA polymerase sigma factor: protein MENKEFEVLYQKYVREVFRFLLKLSGNYHVSEELTQETFVKAYISLAGFRGDCQLKVWLCQIAKNLFFDYLKRSKNVVPLEFIEENYTDMEKNSLIDDLIEKEELLKIVHMIQHLKEPYQTIIIQRLFLELDYSEIGEQFGKTENWVRVNFYRAKNKLHDMISEMEDVGNEM from the coding sequence ATGGAAAATAAAGAATTCGAAGTATTATACCAAAAGTATGTTCGAGAAGTTTTCAGATTTTTATTGAAGCTATCAGGGAATTATCATGTTTCAGAAGAATTGACACAAGAGACATTTGTAAAGGCGTATATTTCATTAGCTGGCTTCAGAGGGGACTGCCAGCTTAAGGTATGGCTTTGCCAAATTGCTAAAAATCTCTTTTTTGATTATTTAAAAAGGAGTAAAAATGTTGTACCTTTAGAATTCATTGAAGAAAATTACACAGATATGGAGAAAAACAGCCTAATCGATGATCTTATAGAAAAAGAGGAGCTTTTAAAGATTGTTCATATGATTCAGCATTTAAAGGAACCCTATCAAACAATAATTATTCAAAGGCTTTTTTTAGAATTAGATTACTCTGAGATTGGAGAACAGTTTGGAAAAACGGAGAATTGGGTTCGTGTAAATTTTTACAGAGCCAAAAATAAACTGCATGATATGATTAGTGAAATGGAGGATGTTGGTAATGAAATGTGA
- a CDS encoding cysteine peptidase family C39 domain-containing protein: protein MKKYILVKQEEEMDCGVASLSAIFQFYGNIYNLNGLKKLMDYNNQSGTSFLQMYETANFLNYDVEAYCVDNINEINKTMLPCIVQLEISENIFHFVVIYKIRKKYIVAADPAKGMVKINKAVFMNIFTGNLLIIKKFINQCNKL from the coding sequence ATGAAAAAGTATATTTTAGTAAAACAAGAAGAAGAGATGGACTGCGGCGTTGCGTCATTATCTGCAATTTTTCAATTTTATGGTAATATATATAATCTGAATGGCCTAAAAAAATTAATGGATTATAATAATCAGTCAGGAACGTCATTTCTTCAAATGTATGAAACTGCAAATTTCTTAAATTACGATGTAGAAGCATATTGTGTAGATAATATTAATGAAATTAATAAAACAATGTTGCCATGCATAGTACAATTAGAAATTTCAGAAAATATTTTTCATTTTGTTGTAATATATAAAATACGAAAAAAATATATCGTAGCAGCCGATCCGGCCAAAGGCATGGTCAAGATTAATAAAGCTGTATTTATGAATATATTTACGGGTAATTTATTGATTATTAAAAAATTTATAAATCAGTGTAACAAACTTTGA
- a CDS encoding phage holin family protein — MDKKKLEMGITGIIGTWIMDKCSLLFPAMILLMILMILDYISGMLAAKKEAIEHPNNKKYGWSSKKSIIGIYKKVSYILIILVSISTDFMLHKFAGEIGVNYKYTSIFTLLVSVWLIINELLSILENAGRMGAKLPNFLKKILTELQNDIDNKSGF, encoded by the coding sequence ATGGATAAGAAAAAATTAGAAATGGGGATAACTGGTATAATCGGCACATGGATTATGGATAAGTGCAGTTTATTATTTCCGGCAATGATTCTATTAATGATATTAATGATACTGGATTATATTTCGGGAATGCTTGCAGCAAAAAAGGAAGCAATAGAACACCCTAATAATAAAAAATATGGGTGGAGCAGTAAAAAAAGTATCATTGGGATTTACAAAAAGGTCAGTTATATCCTAATAATTCTGGTGTCAATTAGTACTGACTTTATGTTACATAAATTTGCCGGTGAGATTGGGGTCAATTATAAATATACATCAATATTTACACTCCTGGTTTCTGTCTGGTTAATTATTAATGAGCTATTGTCAATTTTGGAAAACGCTGGACGCATGGGGGCAAAATTACCTAATTTTCTTAAAAAGATTTTAACCGAATTGCAGAATGATATTGATAATAAATCCGGATTTTAA
- a CDS encoding phage tail tip lysozyme, whose translation MAATPAWPVLQTGSSGKNVSALQCLLTFKGYSLTIDGSFGSGTKTAVTNFQKSKGLAADGIAGAGTLSALIVTVQNGTNNYAARAAQYLLSKFETITVDGAFGPNSVTAAKNFQKKMGISADGIIGPTTWQFLFGYNTYPSSGNGTIYCSNSYLTQSQMAVNAQYILNYLRGKGWTKNAICGMLGNMQTESTINPGIWQSLKENNMSGGFGLVQWTPATNYINWAQSNKLPVADMDSELKRILYEVSAGLQFYATSKYNMSFTQFTRSTESAYYLACVFLHNYERPANASQDQTRGNQATYWYNTLN comes from the coding sequence ATGGCAGCAACTCCAGCATGGCCTGTTTTACAGACCGGCAGTTCAGGGAAAAATGTGAGCGCTTTACAGTGCTTGCTGACTTTTAAAGGGTATTCTCTCACGATAGACGGAAGTTTTGGTTCAGGTACCAAAACTGCTGTGACTAATTTCCAGAAGAGCAAGGGCCTTGCGGCTGACGGGATCGCAGGGGCGGGCACCTTATCTGCATTGATTGTCACGGTGCAGAATGGAACCAACAACTACGCAGCCAGAGCAGCGCAGTATTTGTTAAGCAAATTTGAAACCATTACTGTGGATGGTGCTTTTGGCCCTAACTCTGTAACTGCTGCAAAAAATTTCCAGAAGAAAATGGGGATTTCGGCCGATGGTATTATCGGTCCCACCACCTGGCAGTTCCTTTTTGGTTATAATACTTATCCGTCTTCTGGCAATGGAACTATATATTGCAGTAATAGTTATCTGACACAGAGTCAAATGGCCGTGAACGCCCAATATATCCTGAATTATTTACGCGGTAAGGGTTGGACGAAAAATGCTATCTGCGGTATGCTTGGAAATATGCAGACAGAAAGTACAATTAATCCAGGTATCTGGCAGAGTTTAAAAGAGAATAACATGAGCGGAGGTTTTGGCTTAGTCCAATGGACACCGGCAACAAATTATATAAACTGGGCGCAGAGCAACAAATTGCCGGTTGCTGATATGGACAGTGAATTAAAACGTATTCTGTATGAGGTAAGTGCGGGTCTGCAGTTTTATGCTACTTCTAAATATAATATGTCTTTCACACAGTTTACCCGTTCTACAGAAAGTGCGTATTACCTTGCCTGTGTATTCCTGCACAATTACGAAAGGCCGGCAAATGCTTCACAAGATCAGACACGGGGAAATCAGGCAACCTATTGGTATAATACATTAAATTAA
- a CDS encoding accessory gene regulator B family protein encodes MQKLAVRLTNYVVCKGVVKEEERKVYEYGFQTGLEVSLSFLISILIAVLGHMLLEGLLFLAIFIPLRSYAGGMHLKHYSYCLILSNITYTGILLLVKLIAVPMLFSILLLFAFIVAVWVLYPVKHMNRPIDRSEEIYFKKQLKQYLLIDAALAIVFLIFKNDKYLFLIMITFLLMVITMLIGKYKEWH; translated from the coding sequence ATGCAAAAGCTTGCAGTCAGACTAACAAATTATGTTGTATGCAAAGGAGTAGTGAAAGAAGAAGAAAGGAAAGTATATGAGTACGGCTTTCAGACAGGGTTAGAAGTTTCGTTAAGCTTCCTAATTAGTATTTTGATAGCGGTCCTAGGGCATATGCTGCTTGAAGGATTATTATTTTTGGCAATATTTATACCATTAAGGTCTTATGCGGGAGGGATGCATTTAAAACATTATTCATATTGCTTGATATTATCTAACATTACATATACAGGAATTCTGCTGCTGGTTAAACTCATTGCTGTGCCTATGCTATTTTCCATATTGCTTTTATTTGCTTTTATTGTGGCAGTATGGGTGTTGTATCCGGTAAAGCATATGAATCGGCCCATAGATAGAAGTGAAGAAATATATTTTAAGAAGCAACTCAAACAATATTTGCTGATAGATGCTGCATTAGCCATTGTATTTCTGATTTTTAAAAATGATAAATATCTGTTTTTAATAATGATTACGTTTCTTTTAATGGTTATTACAATGCTTATTGGTAAATATAAGGAATGGCATTAA
- a CDS encoding cyclic lactone autoinducer peptide: MKKLSAKITVANVMALFAVHMVALGVSTQCAYIFHQPKLPDEVKEYRKF; this comes from the coding sequence ATGAAAAAATTAAGTGCTAAAATCACGGTAGCTAATGTTATGGCATTATTTGCAGTACATATGGTGGCTTTAGGAGTGAGTACTCAATGTGCATATATTTTTCACCAGCCAAAGTTGCCAGATGAAGTAAAAGAGTATAGAAAATTTTAA
- a CDS encoding GHKL domain-containing protein, with protein MKLVYNYIDILFDITMAFITMWIVYKYLSAFFEKKKNRLSNIFIWCLFYIYQVIAEHGSGNASIWIFVINVVLVSLIAVIGFHKAGNKKVLYVVLLYVVWMIIELLCYHFLKLLPVGNTEFTTLGSVISKLIVIMLVSIMSIRFNSKDKTMIPAIYYLLMLFIPFSSAFVVHNIFILGGNSHKMAVMVALNIILFINLIIFEIYEKLAESFVIQKENIIYEQQIELLAMNTDEQKRAMENFYKEKHDLINQLILLRENVKYGRNQEAINDLNHLLQISSEDEKRILNSGNNVIDTLINFKYSYAKKMGIDFKIKSFIPEDIPIQQSDLSIILGNSLDNAIEATKTCEEHKRTIQIYMRVKKAAFVLVIINPYNHTLKWDDRGNLKTTKTENARHGYGVSFIRKTVEKYQGSVNVDTENGVFFLTVILNI; from the coding sequence ATGAAATTAGTGTATAACTATATAGACATTTTATTTGATATAACAATGGCATTTATAACAATGTGGATTGTATACAAATATTTGTCTGCTTTTTTTGAAAAAAAGAAAAACAGACTGTCTAATATATTTATATGGTGTTTGTTTTATATATACCAGGTTATAGCAGAACATGGTAGCGGAAACGCTTCCATATGGATTTTTGTGATAAATGTTGTTTTAGTTTCACTTATTGCTGTTATTGGTTTTCATAAGGCGGGGAATAAAAAAGTTTTATATGTAGTGCTTTTATATGTGGTTTGGATGATCATAGAATTACTTTGCTATCATTTCCTTAAATTATTACCAGTTGGAAATACGGAGTTTACTACCCTGGGTTCGGTCATATCTAAATTAATTGTAATAATGTTAGTCAGCATAATGAGCATAAGATTTAATTCAAAGGATAAAACAATGATCCCAGCCATTTATTATTTACTTATGTTATTTATCCCCTTTAGCAGTGCTTTTGTAGTACATAACATTTTCATTTTAGGAGGAAATAGCCATAAAATGGCCGTTATGGTTGCACTCAATATAATTCTGTTTATAAATTTAATAATCTTTGAAATCTATGAAAAACTTGCCGAGAGTTTTGTAATACAAAAAGAAAATATTATTTATGAGCAGCAGATTGAATTATTGGCGATGAATACGGATGAACAAAAAAGGGCCATGGAGAATTTTTATAAAGAAAAACATGATCTGATCAATCAGTTAATACTGCTAAGAGAGAATGTAAAATATGGCAGAAATCAGGAAGCTATTAATGATCTGAATCATTTGCTTCAGATATCTTCAGAAGATGAAAAACGGATATTGAATAGCGGAAACAATGTAATAGATACATTGATCAATTTTAAATATTCTTATGCAAAGAAAATGGGAATTGATTTTAAAATCAAGAGTTTTATTCCGGAAGACATACCAATTCAGCAAAGTGATTTGAGCATTATCTTAGGAAATTCTTTGGATAATGCCATAGAGGCAACAAAAACATGTGAGGAACATAAGAGAACCATCCAGATATACATGAGGGTAAAAAAGGCGGCTTTTGTACTTGTTATTATAAATCCTTACAATCATACCTTGAAATGGGATGACAGGGGGAACTTAAAAACAACTAAAACAGAAAATGCCAGACATGGGTATGGTGTGAGCTTTATTAGAAAGACAGTGGAGAAATATCAGGGATCTGTAAATGTAGATACAGAGAACGGAGTATTTTTCCTGACAGTTATTTTAAATATATAA
- a CDS encoding LytTR family DNA-binding domain-containing protein: MSGRDIVQKGVAVMIKIAICDDENKVVSLIEKMLLDVSKTNHIPIDIDAFYCGEDLEKAMGNESQYDLLYLDIHMKGESGILAAQNIRKMDQNLLIIYVSSYDRYLIELFRLDVFDFIKKPIQQDVFIKTFLAANERICSRKVYFPFQYKNKEYKILCSDIVYFESKGRQVQIHIRPGGIEIFNDKLNAVEERMYSGKIPFLRIHQSFLVNYHYIAARTKTSVIIANGQELPISEERQKSFGQIYGRLLKDEISV, from the coding sequence TTGAGTGGAAGAGATATTGTACAAAAAGGGGTGGCTGTTATGATAAAAATCGCTATTTGTGATGATGAAAATAAGGTTGTAAGTTTAATTGAGAAAATGCTTTTGGATGTAAGCAAGACAAATCATATACCTATAGATATTGATGCATTTTACTGCGGAGAAGATCTGGAAAAAGCTATGGGAAATGAATCACAATACGACTTGCTCTATTTAGATATTCATATGAAGGGGGAAAGTGGTATATTAGCAGCTCAAAATATTAGAAAAATGGATCAAAACCTGTTAATTATTTATGTATCAAGCTATGATCGATATTTAATAGAATTATTTCGCTTAGATGTATTTGACTTTATAAAGAAACCAATTCAGCAGGATGTTTTTATAAAAACATTTTTAGCAGCAAATGAAAGGATATGCAGTAGAAAGGTCTACTTTCCATTTCAGTATAAAAATAAGGAGTATAAGATCCTTTGCAGTGATATTGTTTATTTTGAAAGTAAAGGCAGACAGGTACAGATTCATATAAGACCTGGAGGAATAGAAATTTTTAACGATAAACTTAATGCAGTTGAAGAACGAATGTACTCAGGCAAGATTCCATTTTTGCGGATACATCAGTCGTTCCTTGTAAATTATCATTACATTGCAGCGCGTACAAAGACAAGCGTAATCATAGCAAATGGACAAGAACTGCCAATAAGTGAAGAAAGACAAAAAAGCTTTGGACAAATTTATGGGAGATTGCTGAAAGATGAAATTAGTGTATAA
- a CDS encoding MFS transporter produces MLSLLLVIIYISFISLGLPDSLLGSAWPTMYRQLNVPLSYAGIISTIIIGCTVISSLNSDRLIKRFGTGKVTAASVGMTAAALWGFSVSPSFQSLCLWAIPYGLGAGSVDAALNNFVAIHYKAKHMSWLHCFWGIGATMGPYIMGYFLTGGMPWFMGYRSISVIQILLTGILIFSLPFWKKSHQESEEETREHKRVTIKELLGLKGAKPVLAAFFCYCAFESTAGLWSSSYMVMEKGISPDAAAKWASLFFFGITFGRFLNGFAAMRLSDKKMIRIGQGIILLGILVIILAQGNLFLCAGFILIGMGCAPVYPCLLHETPENFGKDLSQAIMGIQMACAYVGAALMPLLMGIIAEYVTIRLYPYYLMIFAAVMIIMVEQVNRIKNK; encoded by the coding sequence ATGTTATCCTTATTGCTCGTCATTATTTACATATCCTTTATCAGTCTGGGATTACCGGATTCGCTGCTGGGGTCCGCGTGGCCTACCATGTACCGGCAGCTTAATGTTCCCCTATCTTATGCCGGTATTATTTCTACTATTATAATAGGATGTACTGTTATTTCAAGCTTAAACAGCGACCGCCTTATTAAGAGATTTGGGACGGGTAAAGTAACGGCTGCCAGTGTTGGAATGACAGCCGCAGCCTTATGGGGCTTTTCCGTTTCTCCCTCTTTTCAGTCCCTGTGCCTGTGGGCGATCCCCTACGGATTAGGTGCTGGTTCCGTGGATGCTGCCTTGAATAACTTTGTGGCGATTCATTATAAGGCTAAGCATATGAGCTGGCTTCATTGTTTCTGGGGAATCGGGGCTACCATGGGGCCGTATATTATGGGGTATTTTCTGACCGGCGGCATGCCATGGTTCATGGGATACCGTTCCATTTCTGTAATTCAGATCCTATTAACCGGTATACTGATTTTCTCTCTGCCTTTTTGGAAGAAGAGCCACCAGGAATCGGAAGAGGAAACCAGAGAGCATAAACGCGTAACCATAAAGGAATTGCTTGGGCTGAAAGGAGCAAAGCCTGTGCTTGCTGCTTTCTTCTGCTATTGTGCCTTTGAGTCCACCGCAGGACTGTGGAGCAGCAGCTATATGGTTATGGAAAAAGGAATTTCGCCGGATGCGGCGGCAAAATGGGCTTCTTTATTTTTCTTCGGCATCACCTTTGGAAGATTTTTAAATGGTTTCGCAGCCATGAGATTATCTGATAAAAAAATGATCCGCATAGGACAGGGAATTATCCTCCTGGGTATCCTGGTAATCATACTGGCTCAGGGAAACCTGTTTCTGTGTGCAGGATTTATTTTAATCGGAATGGGCTGTGCGCCTGTTTATCCCTGCCTGCTCCATGAGACCCCGGAGAACTTTGGCAAGGATTTATCACAGGCCATTATGGGCATCCAGATGGCATGTGCATACGTGGGTGCAGCCCTTATGCCTCTTCTCATGGGAATCATAGCGGAATACGTGACGATCCGGTTATACCCCTATTACCTGATGATATTTGCAGCAGTCATGATCATAATGGTTGAACAGGTAAACCGTATTAAGAACAAATAA
- a CDS encoding AraC family transcriptional regulator codes for MEPYLLSSQKQDVNHGTILSPYALYHCILPTVMPDVLLHWHVEAEITIILEGSANYKIGKETFQSRKGDLIFVPPNTLHSVKPLPGSTHISDTLVFHLDMLGYSLMDQYSLTYLQPIHNGFIRPLSHMNQDHPFYPEFYECMNQIFLCVKNKDDYFEMILKEKLHHLFYLLFQHQCFTNTDAASPTHAHMDKVKKAVKYIQENYQEPISIGELADLCHFSKTHFMNFFKHAVGITCVEYMIQHRLKIAANLLRTTGLSISDIAFESGFRNLSNFNRKFKSYYHMTPFEYRRQWII; via the coding sequence TTGGAGCCCTATTTACTGTCGTCGCAAAAACAGGATGTGAACCACGGAACCATCCTTTCGCCCTATGCGCTTTACCACTGTATCTTACCAACAGTTATGCCTGACGTATTGCTTCACTGGCATGTGGAAGCTGAAATTACCATTATTTTAGAAGGAAGTGCAAATTATAAAATCGGGAAAGAAACCTTTCAATCCAGAAAAGGGGATTTGATCTTCGTACCACCCAACACCCTTCATTCGGTCAAGCCTTTGCCGGGCAGCACCCATATTTCCGATACTTTGGTCTTTCATCTTGATATGCTGGGATATTCTCTTATGGATCAATACAGCTTAACCTATCTCCAGCCCATACATAATGGTTTTATCCGGCCTCTTTCCCATATGAATCAAGACCATCCCTTTTATCCTGAATTTTATGAATGCATGAACCAGATTTTCCTTTGTGTAAAAAATAAAGATGATTATTTTGAAATGATCTTAAAAGAGAAGCTGCATCATCTTTTTTACCTGTTATTTCAACATCAATGCTTTACAAATACAGATGCTGCATCTCCCACCCATGCACATATGGATAAAGTAAAGAAAGCGGTAAAATATATTCAGGAAAATTATCAGGAGCCAATCTCCATCGGTGAATTGGCAGACTTATGCCATTTCAGCAAAACCCATTTCATGAACTTTTTTAAACATGCTGTGGGAATTACCTGTGTGGAATATATGATTCAGCACCGTCTTAAAATAGCAGCCAACCTTTTAAGGACAACAGGGCTGTCCATATCAGATATTGCTTTTGAAAGCGGCTTTCGCAATCTGTCTAACTTTAACCGAAAATTCAAGAGTTATTATCATATGACTCCTTTTGAATACCGCAGGCAGTGGATCATCTGA
- a CDS encoding ATP-dependent Clp protease proteolytic subunit — protein MSNLIPMVIEQTSHGERSFDIFSRLLNDRIVMLNGVVTNEMASLIIAQMLFLESADSSKDIHLYINSPGGSVTDGFAIMDTMNNIRCDVSTISIGQSGSAASLILASGKKGKRFALKNSEILIHQPSISGGLQGQATDIKIHSDWLEKTKEKLNKIYSELTGQPLKKVEEDMERDHYLTAEEAKEYGLIDEILLCRR, from the coding sequence ATGAGCAATCTTATTCCAATGGTAATTGAACAGACATCTCACGGCGAGCGGTCCTTTGACATTTTTTCCAGGCTGCTGAATGACCGCATTGTCATGCTTAACGGCGTTGTGACCAATGAAATGGCAAGCCTGATTATAGCCCAGATGCTTTTTCTGGAATCCGCTGACAGCAGCAAAGACATTCACTTGTATATTAACAGCCCAGGAGGGTCTGTAACGGACGGGTTCGCTATTATGGACACCATGAACAATATCAGATGCGATGTTTCCACCATCAGCATAGGCCAATCAGGAAGTGCGGCCTCCCTGATCCTGGCATCTGGGAAAAAAGGAAAGCGTTTTGCCCTTAAAAACAGTGAAATACTGATCCATCAGCCGTCAATATCCGGGGGGCTGCAGGGACAGGCCACGGATATTAAAATCCATAGTGACTGGCTTGAAAAGACAAAGGAAAAGCTCAATAAGATATACAGTGAGCTTACAGGCCAGCCCCTTAAAAAAGTTGAGGAAGATATGGAACGGGATCATTATCTGACGGCTGAGGAGGCAAAAGAATATGGCTTAATTGATGAAATTCTGTTATGCCGCAGATGA
- a CDS encoding helix-turn-helix transcriptional regulator, protein MDYHSKVKDSLKYIDENLNRKIDLDDLAKRAYLSKYHYHRIFHKVSGESVTRYITKKRMEKAAGELARTDRPIIDIALEYQYASQESFSRAFLKIYGLTPGKYRRMYGGNSSDQVINLSSRFNKIMDMAA, encoded by the coding sequence ATGGATTATCATTCAAAGGTAAAGGATTCACTTAAATATATTGATGAAAATTTAAATCGTAAAATTGACCTTGATGATCTTGCAAAAAGAGCTTATCTGTCTAAATATCACTATCATAGAATTTTTCATAAAGTATCAGGAGAATCGGTTACCAGATATATCACTAAAAAGCGGATGGAGAAAGCTGCGGGAGAGCTTGCCCGGACAGACAGGCCGATTATTGATATCGCCCTGGAATACCAGTATGCTTCCCAGGAATCCTTTTCAAGGGCTTTTTTAAAGATTTACGGTCTGACACCGGGGAAATACCGGAGAATGTATGGCGGCAATTCCTCTGATCAAGTGATCAATCTCAGCAGCCGCTTCAACAAAATCATGGATATGGCCGCATAA
- a CDS encoding GNAT family N-acetyltransferase encodes MNFKITDKIKKEDEEIIYQGLLDYNLARIEDKNPRDLGVYLRDEAEETVGGLIGNTHGNWLFVKYLWVSEDLRGQNIGSELLKQAEETAKERGCQYAFLDTFSFQAPAFYEKHGYRNVFALEEYPVTGKRYYFTKTL; translated from the coding sequence GTGAACTTTAAAATAACTGATAAAATAAAAAAAGAAGATGAGGAAATCATTTACCAGGGCTTACTAGATTATAATTTAGCCAGAATTGAGGACAAAAATCCAAGGGATTTAGGAGTCTATCTGCGGGATGAGGCGGAAGAAACGGTTGGGGGACTGATTGGAAATACACACGGCAACTGGTTGTTTGTAAAATATTTATGGGTCAGCGAAGACCTGCGGGGTCAAAATATTGGCAGTGAGCTTTTAAAACAGGCGGAAGAAACAGCAAAAGAGCGTGGGTGTCAGTACGCATTTCTGGATACTTTCAGTTTTCAGGCGCCTGCCTTCTATGAAAAGCACGGATACAGGAACGTGTTTGCACTGGAAGAATACCCTGTGACAGGAAAACGCTATTATTTTACTAAAACTTTGTAA